The genomic DNA GTCGAGCGAGGCCCGGTAGCCGGGGCGGCCGTGGGCGCGGTTGCCGCCGTTGGCGGCGGCGATGGACTGGAACTGCGACAGGTGCGCCTTGACGTTCGCGACGGGTATGTCCGGCGCCTGCTCGGGCGCGACGCGCGCCGCGGGGGCGGCGGTTGCGCTGCCGGACGCGGGCTGCGCCGCGGGTTCGGCGGCGACCGCGACCGGCACGAGCAGCGCGGTCAGCAGCCCGCCGGCGAGGAGCGCGGCGGCCGGCCGCGACCTGAGGCGTGCACGACGGAGGGGCATGGGTGCTCCCAACGGTGGGGGATTGTCGTGCACATGAGGCTGGCGGAGCTGTTGAGGCCGCGTCAAGAACCCATTCGGTCGCGCAAAACCGGTTATCGGACAGGTGGTGTACGCGGCCACCCGCCGTCGTACGCAGTCGCGCCCGGTCCCGCACCCGCTCCCGCGCCCGTCGTACGCCGCCGGGCCGGCCCCCGCGCCGCCGCCCGCCCCGGTTCGTACGACCCCGCCGACCGTCCTGACCGGCGCCGGGCCCCCGTCCCCGTATCGTCTCTGGCTATGAACATCATGGGAGTCGACATCGGCGGCTCGGGCATCAAGGGCGCCCCGGCCGACCTGGACACGGGCACCCTCGCGGAGGAGCGGCACAAGGTGCTCACCCCGCACCCCTCGCCCCCCGACGCCGTCGCCGACGGCGTCGCCGCGGTCGTCGAGTACTTCGCCGGGCACGAGGGCCCGGTCGGCGTCACCTTCCCCGGAGTCGTCACCGACGGCGTCGTGCGCACCGCCGCCAACGTCGACAAGAGCTGGGTCGGCGTCGACGCCGCCGCCCTCCTCGGCAACCGCCTCGGCCGCCCCGTCCACATCGTCAACGACGCCGACGCCGCCGGGATCGCCGAACTGACCTTCGGCGCCGCCCGCGGCCGTACCGGCACCGTCATCGTGCTGACCTTCGGCACCGGCATCGGCAGCGCCGTCTTCACCGGCGGCCGGCTCGTCCCCAACACCGAGCTGGGCCACCTGGAACTGCACGGCCACGAGGCGGAGAAGCGCGCCTCCGCCAAGGAGCGCGAGGACAAGGACCTGAGCTGGAAGCACTGGGCCCACCGGGTGCAGCGCTATCTCGCCCATCTGGAGATGCTCTTCACGCCCGAACTGTTCGTCATCGGCGGCGGCGTGAGCCGCAAGGCGGACAAGTTCCTCGACGACATCACCGGCATCCGCGCCGACGTCGTCCCCGCCGAACTGCAGAACAACGCGGGCATCGTCGGCGCCGCGATGGCCGCCGCCGCAGCCGCGCGCTGACGCCGCCGGTCCCTGGCGCTCCGGCCGCTCTCCCCTATGGTGAGTGGGTTCTGCACACGGAGCGTAGGAAGAAGGTGACCGCACGTGCTCGACGAACGGGTGGAGACGCCCGCGGACGGCGGCCCACCGGGGCGCTCACCGCGTACAGACGCGGTGGTCTTCGGCGTCGCCGCCGCGCTGACGCTGGCGTTCGTGATCTGGGGCGCGGTGGCGACGGACTCCCTGGAGGACGTCTCCACGTCCCTGCTCAACGACACGATGCACTACGGCGGATGGGCCTTCGTGCTCGCCGCCTCCGGCTTCGTGATCTTCGCGCTGTGGCTGGCCTTCAGCCGCTACGGCCGCATCACCCTCGGCCGGGAGGGCGAGCCGCCGGAGTTCCGCACGGTGTCGTGGGTCGCGATGATGTTCAGCGCCGGCATGGGCATCGGCCTGATGTTCTACGGCGTGAACGAGCCCCTGGCGCACTTCGCCACCCCGCCGCCCGACACCGTCTCCGCCAGCGCCGGTGCCCCCTCGCGGATGGAGGTCGCGATGGCGACCACCCTCTTCCACTGGACGCTGCACCCCTGGGCCATCTACGCCGCCGTCGGCCTCGCCATGGCGTACAGCGTCTTCCGCCGCAACCGCCGGCAGACCATCAGCGCCGTCTTCACCCCGCTCATCGGCCCGCGGCACGCCAACGGCGGCGTCGGCAAGGTCATCGACATCCTCGCCATCTTCGCCACCCTCTTCGGCTCCGCCGCCTCGCTCGGGCTCGGCGCGCTGCAGATCGGCAGCGGTGTCAAGGAAGTCGGCTGGACGTCCGAGGAAGTCGGCGAGGGGCTGCTGATCCTCGTGATCGGCGTGCTCACCGCCGCGTTCGTCGCCTCCGCGGTCTCCGGCATCGAGCGGGGCATCCAGTGGCTGTCGAACATCAACATGGTGCTCGCCGCCGTGCTCGCCGTGTTCGTCTTCATCGCGGGACCGACGATCCTGATCCTCGACCTCATCCCGACCTCGATCGGGTCGTTCTTCGCCGAACTGCCGCAGATGATGGCGCGTACGGAGGCCAGCGGCGGCTCGGACGTCGCCGGCTGGCTTTCCGGCTGGACGGTCTTCTACTGGGCGTGGTGGATCTCGTGGACGCCGTTCGTCGGCATGTTCATCGCGCGCATCAGCCGGGGGCGCACCATCAGGCAGTTCGTCGGCGGCGTGATCCTCGTGCCCAGCGTGGTCAGCCTCCTGTGGTTCTGCATCCTCGGCGGCACGGCGATGCAGCAGGAGGCCCACGGGGCTGCTATCACCGAGGAGTCGACGCAGGAGGGGCAGTTGTTCGCGGTGCTGAACGCGTACCCGATCGCCGGTGTCACGACGCTGCTGGTGATGGTCCTCGTCGGCATCTTCTTCGTCTCCGGCGCGGATGCCGCGTCGATCGTGATGGGCGCGCTGTCGCAGAAGGGGACGCTGGAGCCGACGCGCATGGTGATCGTGGTCTGGGGCGTGCTGACCGGCGCGGTCGCCGCCGTCATGCTGCTGGTCGGGGGCGGCGGGGACGCCGCGCTGACCGGGCTGAAGAACCTCACGATCCTCGTCGCGGTGCCGTTCACGCTGGTGATGATCATGCTGTGCGTGGCGCTGATGCGCGACCTGCGGCACGACGAGCTGATCCTCATCGGCGAGGAGGGCGAGCAGGCGATCGAAACGGCGGTACGGGCCGGACACCAGCACTACGACGGGGAGTTCGAGCTGCAGATCCGCGGGCTCGCGAGGCGGCTGCGGGGCGGCCGGGGCACGGGGCGGGACCGCGGCGACGGCGAAGGCGACGGCGGGGACGGGGGCCCGGCGCCGGGCCCGGAGGACGGTCGGCCCGCGGACTGAGCAACGGGGCCCGGGGCCCGGCGCGTACGAGCCGGAAGCCCGGCCCGTACGCGCCGCAATTCCCGGCAGGGGTCAACCGACCGGTGGACCCCCGGTTCCACCGGTCGCGGCTGTCGGGGACAGGGGCGCGATCGCGAGCATTTCCGGTATGAGAAATCTCCCCGTTCGCACAGCCCGCTGGAGCGCCCGGCACCCGTGGCGCGCGATCGCCGGCTGGTTCGTCTTCGTCGCACTCTGCCTCGGCGCCGGCATCGCCGTCGGCAGCAACCCCGCCACCACCGAGGACTTCTGGGTCGGCGAGGCCGGCCGCGCCGAGCAGATGGCGACCGAGGGCGACCTCCAGCGGAAGCCCACGGAACACGTCCTCATCCGCGCCGAATCCGGCCGCTCCCTCGACCTAGCCGCCGCCCGCGCGGCGGCCCGCGACGTCACCGACCGGATGGAGCGGCTGCCGGAAGTGGCGTCCGTCGCCGCGCCCGTACGCTCCGCGGACGGTGACGCGCTGCGGGTGCCGGTCGTGCTGAAGGGCGCCGAGCTGGACGGCAAGAACAACGTCGGGCCGCTGCTGGAGCAGACGGAAGAGGTGGCCGCGGCCCACCCCGGCGTCGTCGTCGAGGAGACCGGCTCGCCCGCGATCAGCCAGGGCGTCAACGACCAGCGGGGCGAGGACCTGGCGCTCTCCGAGCGCATCGCACTGCCCGTCACGCTCGTCACGCTGCTCGTCGTCTTCGGGTCCGTCGTCATGGCCGGCGTGCCGCTGCTGCTGGCACTCACGTCGATCGCCGCGGCGCTCGGTCTGTCCATGGTGGCTTCCCACCTGCTGCCCGACCCCGGCGTCGGCACCAACATGATCCTGCTCATCGGCCTCGCGGTCGGCGTCGACTACACCCTCTTCTACCTCAAGCGCGAGCGCGAGGAGCGCGCCCGCGCGGGCGGGCGGCTGTCGTCCGCCGCCCTCGTCGAACTGGCGGCGGCGACCGCGGGGCGGGCCATCGTCGTCTCGGGCCTCGCCGTCATCGTCTCCACCGCCACCCTCTATCTCGCCACCGACGTCATCTTCTCCTCCCTCGCCACCGGCACCATCCTCGTCGTGGCCGTCGCCGTCGCCAGCTCCCTGACGGCGCTGCCCGCGCTGCTCGTGACCCTCGGCCGCCGCACCGAACGGAAGGCCGCACGCCGGGCCGAAGCCCGCGCCGCCCGCCGTCCGCGGCGGGACCGCCCCGAGCACGGACGGATCCTCGCCGTCCTGCTGCGGCCCGCGCGCCGCCGCCCCGCCGCCACCCTGGCCGTCTCCGTGCTGGCCATGCTCGCCCTCGCCGTGCCCGCGCTCGGCATGAAGCTCGTGGACCCCGGCAAGGACACCTTCTCCCGCGACATCCCGGCCATGCAGACGTACGACCGGCTGACCGCCGCCTTCCCCGAGTTGAAGGTGCAGCACGAGGTCGTCGCCCAGGCCGCCGCGGAGCGCGCCCCCGAGGTACGGCGGGCGCTGGCCGGGCTGGGCCGGCAGGTGTCGGCGGACCCGCTGTTCGTCCGGGACGCCGGGCCTGCGGTACGCACTTCACCGGACGGCCGGACCAGCGTGCTCGTGCTCTCCGTACCCCACTTCGCCAACTCCCAGCCCGCGAAGGACTCCCTGACGCACCTGCGCGAGGACCACCTGCCCGCCACCGTCGGGCAACTGGCCGGTGTCGAGACCGCCGTCAGCGGCGACGTCGCCCGCGGCGTCGACTACGTCGAGCACGAGCGCGGCAAGCTGCCCCTGGTCGTCGGCGCCCTGCTGCTGGTCACCTTCGTGCTGACGCTGATCGCGTTCCGCTCGGTGGTCATCGGGCTGCTCGGCGTCGTGCTGAACCTGCTCTCCGCCGCCGCCGCGCTCGGCGCGCTCGTCCTCGTCTTCCAGGGCACGTGGGCCGAAGGGCTGCTCGACTTCGACTCGATGGGCGCGATCGCCTCCCGGGTGCCGCTGTTCCTCTTCGTGATCCTCTTCGGTCTCTCGATGGACTACCAGGTGTTCGTGGTCAGCCGGATCAAGGAGGCCAGGGACGCGGGGATGCCGGCGCGGGAAGCGGTGATCGCAGGCATCAGCGCGTCGGCGAAGGTCGTGACCAGCGCGGCGGTCGTCATGGTCACCGTGTTCTCCGGGTTCGTCGCACTGCATCTGACCGAGATGAAGCAGATGGGCTTCTGCCTGGCACTCGCCGTGCTGCTCGACGCGGTGGTGATCCGGCTGATGGTGCTGCCCGCGGCCCTGCTGCTCCTCGGCGAACGGGCCTGGCGCCCGGTGCGGCGCCTGCCCGCCCCGCCCGAGCCGGTGGCCCCCGCGTTCGAGAACGTACGCTGACCAGCATGCTCCCTCGGCCACGGCGCGGCGACCCCCTCTGGATCTGGCTGCTCCACGGCTGGGACGTCTTCTCCTGGGCGATCATCGGTCTGCTGACCCTGACCACCCTCCTGGGAGACGTCCCGGCCGGCGACCGGTACGGGTCGCTCGCGCTCCTGGCCGTGCTCGCCCTCGGCTACGCAGCCGTACGCCGGGGGCATGGAAACACCGTGCGGCTCGCGTCCGGCTACCTGGTCGTGCTGATCGTCGTGGTGGGGCTGCTGTCGTGGCTCCGCGACGGTTTCGGCGTGCTGTACACCGTGACGCTGTCGCAGTTCGTGATCTTCGCGAACACCCCGCGGTCCGCCATCGTCCACAGTGGCCTCGGCGCCCTCGCGATCACCCTCGGCGGCTCCCTGCGCCAGGGCTGGAGCGTCGACAGCCTCGCCACCAACGCCACCTCGTCCGTCGCCGTCTACGCGGTCGGCGTCGTGATGGCGCTGGTGACCCCCCGGGCGGTGGCGGCACGCGACGAGCGCGTCCGGCTGCGCAGCCGGCTGGCCGATGCCGAGGAGCAGTTGACCGAGGCACAGAAGCGGCAGGGCGCCGCCGAGGAGCGGGAGCGCATCGCACGGGAGATCCACGACACCCTCGCGCAGGGCTTCGCGTCGATCGTCGTACTCGCCGAGGCGGCGCGCGCCGGGCTGGCCGCCGAGCCCGAGAAGAGCGCGCAGCAGTTGCAGTCCATCGAACGCACCGCCCGGGAGAACCTCGCCGAGGCCCGCGTCCTCGTCGGTGCCGCCCCGCGCAGCGGTGTCGCCGCCGGTTCCGTCGCCACCACGCTGCGCCGCACGCTGGACCGCTTCGCGGAGGACACCGGGCTCGCGGTCGAGGCCGAACTGCCGGACGTGCACTGCGACCAGCCGACCCGGATCGCGCTGCTGCGCTGCACACAGGAGTCGCTGGCCAACGTGCGCAAGCACGCGGAGGCGTCGACGGTCGGGGTGGTGCTGGCGGCGGGTCCCGAGGGCGTCGAGCTGGAGATCACCGATGACGGGAAGGGCTTCGTGCCGGGAACGGTGGGGCGGGGCGCCGCCGGCGGGCGGGAGGGCACCGTGCCGGACGGTGCCGTGCCGGACGGGGGCTTCGGTCTCGACGGGATGCGCCGGCGGCTGGCCGAGTTCGGCGGCGAGCTGAGC from Streptomyces sp. CMB-StM0423 includes the following:
- a CDS encoding BCCT family transporter; this encodes MLDERVETPADGGPPGRSPRTDAVVFGVAAALTLAFVIWGAVATDSLEDVSTSLLNDTMHYGGWAFVLAASGFVIFALWLAFSRYGRITLGREGEPPEFRTVSWVAMMFSAGMGIGLMFYGVNEPLAHFATPPPDTVSASAGAPSRMEVAMATTLFHWTLHPWAIYAAVGLAMAYSVFRRNRRQTISAVFTPLIGPRHANGGVGKVIDILAIFATLFGSAASLGLGALQIGSGVKEVGWTSEEVGEGLLILVIGVLTAAFVASAVSGIERGIQWLSNINMVLAAVLAVFVFIAGPTILILDLIPTSIGSFFAELPQMMARTEASGGSDVAGWLSGWTVFYWAWWISWTPFVGMFIARISRGRTIRQFVGGVILVPSVVSLLWFCILGGTAMQQEAHGAAITEESTQEGQLFAVLNAYPIAGVTTLLVMVLVGIFFVSGADAASIVMGALSQKGTLEPTRMVIVVWGVLTGAVAAVMLLVGGGGDAALTGLKNLTILVAVPFTLVMIMLCVALMRDLRHDELILIGEEGEQAIETAVRAGHQHYDGEFELQIRGLARRLRGGRGTGRDRGDGEGDGGDGGPAPGPEDGRPAD
- a CDS encoding MMPL family transporter produces the protein MRNLPVRTARWSARHPWRAIAGWFVFVALCLGAGIAVGSNPATTEDFWVGEAGRAEQMATEGDLQRKPTEHVLIRAESGRSLDLAAARAAARDVTDRMERLPEVASVAAPVRSADGDALRVPVVLKGAELDGKNNVGPLLEQTEEVAAAHPGVVVEETGSPAISQGVNDQRGEDLALSERIALPVTLVTLLVVFGSVVMAGVPLLLALTSIAAALGLSMVASHLLPDPGVGTNMILLIGLAVGVDYTLFYLKREREERARAGGRLSSAALVELAAATAGRAIVVSGLAVIVSTATLYLATDVIFSSLATGTILVVAVAVASSLTALPALLVTLGRRTERKAARRAEARAARRPRRDRPEHGRILAVLLRPARRRPAATLAVSVLAMLALAVPALGMKLVDPGKDTFSRDIPAMQTYDRLTAAFPELKVQHEVVAQAAAERAPEVRRALAGLGRQVSADPLFVRDAGPAVRTSPDGRTSVLVLSVPHFANSQPAKDSLTHLREDHLPATVGQLAGVETAVSGDVARGVDYVEHERGKLPLVVGALLLVTFVLTLIAFRSVVIGLLGVVLNLLSAAAALGALVLVFQGTWAEGLLDFDSMGAIASRVPLFLFVILFGLSMDYQVFVVSRIKEARDAGMPAREAVIAGISASAKVVTSAAVVMVTVFSGFVALHLTEMKQMGFCLALAVLLDAVVIRLMVLPAALLLLGERAWRPVRRLPAPPEPVAPAFENVR
- the ppgK gene encoding polyphosphate--glucose phosphotransferase — translated: MNIMGVDIGGSGIKGAPADLDTGTLAEERHKVLTPHPSPPDAVADGVAAVVEYFAGHEGPVGVTFPGVVTDGVVRTAANVDKSWVGVDAAALLGNRLGRPVHIVNDADAAGIAELTFGAARGRTGTVIVLTFGTGIGSAVFTGGRLVPNTELGHLELHGHEAEKRASAKEREDKDLSWKHWAHRVQRYLAHLEMLFTPELFVIGGGVSRKADKFLDDITGIRADVVPAELQNNAGIVGAAMAAAAAAR
- a CDS encoding sensor histidine kinase, producing the protein MLPRPRRGDPLWIWLLHGWDVFSWAIIGLLTLTTLLGDVPAGDRYGSLALLAVLALGYAAVRRGHGNTVRLASGYLVVLIVVVGLLSWLRDGFGVLYTVTLSQFVIFANTPRSAIVHSGLGALAITLGGSLRQGWSVDSLATNATSSVAVYAVGVVMALVTPRAVAARDERVRLRSRLADAEEQLTEAQKRQGAAEERERIAREIHDTLAQGFASIVVLAEAARAGLAAEPEKSAQQLQSIERTARENLAEARVLVGAAPRSGVAAGSVATTLRRTLDRFAEDTGLAVEAELPDVHCDQPTRIALLRCTQESLANVRKHAEASTVGVVLAAGPEGVELEITDDGKGFVPGTVGRGAAGGREGTVPDGAVPDGGFGLDGMRRRLAEFGGELSVTSSPGDGTRILITVPAAGPTADGTLPDGAPAGTSTDGTCTTGIATDGQV